A genome region from Coffea arabica cultivar ET-39 chromosome 7e, Coffea Arabica ET-39 HiFi, whole genome shotgun sequence includes the following:
- the LOC113700721 gene encoding uncharacterized protein produces MAEGTRMKSFEEQLRKQEARIQAVIDSLAADKQAMDERLEGNQREMRALMETNNSELKSFMSTQISSILRSLQGDRGILGNPTGSAERTPNHRSTGAQGVRQGEFGNSTRGDGQHWPVGVPRLDFPRFEGHSPKEWIRKCEKFFQLFHTPEDQQMDLVELHLEGKADLWYQNFKKDRGVVQWKDFGLEVCRRFSNVGEADAVEEFSKLSQSSTVLAYQEKFEELRSIVMLQVPELTESYYIASFLSGLKGEIKSAVKMHRPLSLQAAFEMARWQEHHLELLHKSNRTSLKSGPQSTPYGSTKGVQDPGVRQTGTLSPDYSRKSNPQQVFKKISPTEFQYRKDHNLCFRCGERFSPRHNCKSRGIHMMLVDDGDKCDTDQTVDQTAEEEEVIEYVGNQQEHDVMLTLHAMSGELSSSIIKMQGRYKGHHLTILLDGGSTNCFIKRSVAQMYPEMVQRHRPFKVKIADGKELQCDHWIPRMQWDMQDHKFTHDVFVLDLEPYDLILGVDWMKSYSPITFDFKKLHLSFEKEGEQVVLRGDSNTANVRMQQGLSAHKYVKHKIRKALQQSCMVQIHNSQVMSVPDSLTKLLAKYDDVFAEPKSLPPNRCHDHQIPLKSDAKPFKIPPYRYPHFQKHEIDRQVKDMLASGLIQISHSPFASPALLVKKKRWELETLY; encoded by the coding sequence ATGGCGGAAGGAACTAGAATGAAGAGTTTTGAAGAGCAGCTCAGGAAACAAGAGGCTAGGATCCAAGCAGTCATTGATTCCTTGGCTGCGGACAAGCAGGCTATGGACGAACGGTTGGAAGGTAATCAAAGGGAGATGCGAGCTCTAATGGAAACCAATAACTCAGAGCTGAAAAGCTTCATGAGTACTCAAATCAGTTCCATTTTGAGGAGTTTGCAAGGTGACAGGGGCATTTTGGGAAATCCTACGGGCTCAGCAGAGAGGACTCCTAATCATCGCAGTACTGGAGCTCAAGGTGTTCGACAAGGTGAATTTGGCAATTCAACCAGAGGAGATGGCCAGCATTGGCCTGTGGGGGTCCCCAGGCTAGATTTTCCCAGGTTTGAAGGCCATAGTCCCAAGGAGTGGATCAGGAAGTGTGAGAAGTTCTTCCAACTGTTTCACACTCCTGAAGATCAGCAGATGGACTTGGTGGAATTGCATCTAGAAGGCAAGGCAGATCTCtggtatcaaaatttcaaaaaagacAGAGGGGTGGTTCAATGGAAGGATTTTGGTTTGGAGGTGTGTAGAAGATTCAGCAATGTAGGGGAAGCAGATGCTGTAGAGGAGTTCAGCAAGCTTAGTCAATCCTCCACCGTTCTGGCTTACCAGGAAAAGTTTGAAGAGTTGAGGTCAATTGTAATGCTCCAGGTGCCTGAATTGACCGAATCTTACTACATAGCTAGTTTTCTAAGTGGATTGAAAGGTGAAATCAAATCGGCTGTGAAGATGCATAGGCCACTTAGTCTACAAGCTGCATTTGAAATGGCCAGATGGCAGGAACACCACTTAGAGCTTCTCCACAAGTCCAATAGAACTTCACTCAAAAGTGGCCCACAATCAACTCCCTATGGTTCTACCAAGGGAGTGCAGGATCCAGGAGTAAGGCAGACGGGTACTTTGTCACCAGATTACAGCAGGAAATCCAATCCACAGCAGGTTTTCAAGAAGATCTCCCCTACTGAGTTTCAATACAGGAAGGACCATAATCTGTGTTTTAGGTGTGGAGAAAGATTCAGTCCAAGGCATAATTGCAAAAGCAGGGGAATCCACATGATGTTAGTAGATGATGGGGACAAATGTGATACAGATCAGACAGTAGATCAGACAGCAGAAGAAGAGGAAGTTATTGAGTACGTGGGGAACCAGCAGGAGCATGATGTGATGCTAACCTTGCATGCAATGTCAGGAGAATTATCATCTAGCATCATCAAAATGCAGGGGCGGTATAAGGGTCATCATCTGACAATCCTTCTAGATGGAGGAAGTACTAACTGCTTTATCAAGAGATCTGTGGCTCAGATGTACCCAGAAATGGTGCAGAGGCATAGGCCTTTTAAGGTCAAGATAGCTGATGGCAAGGAGTTGCAATGTGACCACTGGATTCCTAGGATGCAATGGGACATGCAGGACCACAAATTTACACATGATGTGTTTGTCCTGGATCTGGAACCTTATGATTTGATATTGGGGGTGGACTGGATGAAATCCTACAGTCCTATCACTTTTGACTTCAAGAAATTGCATCTGTCTTTTGAAAAGGAAGGGGAGCAGGTGGTGCTAAGGGGAGATTCCAACACTGCCAATGTTAGGATGCAGCAAGGCTTATCAGCTCACAAGTATGTCAAGCATAAGATCAGGAAGGCTCTACAGCAGTCTTGCATGGTGCAGATTCACAATTCACAGGTAATGTCTGTACCAGATTCTCTCACTAAATTGTTGGCCAAATATGATGATGTCTTTGCAGAACCTAAATCTCTCCCTCCTAACAGATGCCATGACCACCAAATTCCCCTTAAATCAGATGCCAAACCTTTCAAAATTCCTCCATACAGGTACCCCCATTTtcaaaaacatgaaattgacaGGCAAGTAAAAGACATGTTAGCCTCTGGCCTTATACAGATCAGCCACAGCCCCTTTGCATCTCCTGCTctattagtcaaaaaaaaaagatgggagTTGGAGACTCTGTATTGA